The sequence CGGTGTCGCCGGTCAGCACGAGGGAACGCAGATAGGGAGCGGTGGGCAGGCGCAGCCGCCCGGCAGCCTGGTCGGCGAGGCCCGGCAACGCCGTCTCGAGCCGCTCCGCGACGTCGATCTTCAGCACGCGGGGCGGGGCGACCAGCAGGCTGACGTCGGCCAGCCGCAGTACCTTGGCGATCTCGGCCGGCGTGTACAGCGTGCTGAGCGGCACGGCCAGCGCGCCGATCCGGGAGGTGGCCAGCCACCAGGTGATCCAGTCGGTGTCGTTGGTGAAGAACAGCCCGACCCGGCTGCCCTTGCCGACCCCGGCAGCCAGCAGCCAGCGGGCCGCCCGCGCCGAGCGTTCGTCCGCCTCGGCGTAGGTGAGCCGGTCGGTCGGGGTGACGACGTACTCGCCGGTCTCGTTCTCCCGGACGGCCCGGCGCAGCAACGCGCCGATGGTCAGCGGCTCCGAGCTGGCCGGCGACTCAGAATCCGACGACACCATGCCCCACACTCCGTCCCGCGCCCACCCGAGTCCTGCTCCCACCCGAGTTTCACGCCCACCCGCCGCCCGACGACGCAGTCGGGCGAACCCGTCGCATCGTCGCAGAAGCCGGCCCCGCGGGCCGCCGGTCGACACCTGCCTGGATCGCCCGGAATCGCCACCCGCAACCGTGGGATGCTGCACGCCGAGCTAGGGCCGCGGGCGACCGAACAGGGAGAACGATGGCGGACACGCCGAATGCCGATCCGACGACGACCGGCCAGCCGATGGCCGGGAAGACGGTCGTCATCACCGGCGCGAGCGCCGGGATCGGGGCGGCGGCGGCCAGCCAGCTCGCCGCGCTCGGTGCGCGGATCATCGTCCTGGGCCGGTCCCCGGTGAAGACCGCGGCGGTGGCGGAGCAGACCGGCGCGACCGGGGTCGTCGCGGACTTCGCCCGGTTCGCGGACGTGCGCCGCGCGGCGGCCGAGGTCACGGAGCTCTGCCCACGGATCGATGTCCTGATCAACAATGCGGGTGGCCTGTTCCCCGGGAACACCAGGACGGACGACGGCCACGGGACGACGGTTCAGGTGAACCACCTGGCGCCGTTCCTGCTGACCGGCCTGCTGATGCCCCGGCTGACCGAGACCCCGGGATCGCGGGTCGTCATCACGAGCAGCGTCGCCAACATCGCGGGCCGGATCGACCTGGCCAACCTGAACCGCTTCCCCCGGATTCTCGGCCAGTTCCGCGCCTACGCCGACAGCAAGCTGATGAACATCCTGTTCGCCCGCGAGCTCGCCCGCCGCGCGGCACCCGGCGGCCCGACGGCCACCGCGGTCCACCCGGGACTGATCAACAGCGAGTTCGGGCGAGACGCCTGGATCATGCGCAACTGCTACCGCCGGCCACTCGGTCTGGTGGGCAAGGCCTCCACGGCGGCGAACGGCGCCGAGCCGCTGGTCGCCGTCGCGACGCGGCCGGACCCGGAAACCGTGAACGGCGCCTACCTCCACCGTTTCCGGCCACGGGACCGGTTCCTCACCCCGGCACAGGCCCGTGACCCCGACCTGGCCCGCGAGCTGTGGGACCTCTCGGCCAAGCTGGTCGATCTGCCCGGCTGAGTCCCGCTGCGAGGCGCTGACTCCAAGCCGACACGCTGCCCGATAGCGCTGGTTACCGGGTCTCCCTAGCATCGGGAGCCGTGGAATGGAACCTGCGGACGTGCGCGCGTAAGGGCCATGTGACCTACCGGCCCGACGAGACCGAGCTCGCCACGCGGCTGCGGGTCGAGACCGCGGCCGGCGTCGCCTGGCGCTGCCTGCGCTGCGGAGACTTCACCATCGGGGAGCCGCTGGGTGGCGGGCCGGCGGACGAGGCGCCGGTGCTGCTGCGCGGCCGGGCCCTGCGGGACGCGATGGTGCTGCGCCTGCTGGCGCTCGAACGGCTGGTCCGCGCGGTGCTGCTGGTCCTGATCGGGTACGCGATCCTCCAGTTCCGTCACTCCCAGGCGCAGGCCGAGGACCTCTTCGACCGGGCGCTCCCGGCCGCGAAGCCGCTGGCCGACGTGCTGCACCTGGACCTCGACAGCAGCCCGACCGTGACGCATCTGCGCCACCTCATCTACACGCAGCCGAAGACGCTGCTGCTCGTCGCGGTGCTGATGTTCGGGTACGCGGCGATCCAGGTCGCCGAGGGCGTCGGGCTGTGGCTGCTCAAGCGGTGGGGCGAGTACTTCGCCGTCGTCGCGACCTCGATCTTCCTGCCGCTCGAGGTGTACGAGCTGACCGAGCACATCACCTGGCTGCGGGTCGCGGCACTGGCCATCAACATCGGCGCCGTCGTCTACCTGGTGGCGTCCAAGCGGCTGTTCGGAGTCCGTGGCGGCCACGCCGCCTTCGAGGCCGAACGGCACAGCGCGTCGCTGCTGGAGGTCGACGAGGCGGCGGCCGTCCCG is a genomic window of Pseudofrankia inefficax containing:
- a CDS encoding SDR family NAD(P)-dependent oxidoreductase, encoding MADTPNADPTTTGQPMAGKTVVITGASAGIGAAAASQLAALGARIIVLGRSPVKTAAVAEQTGATGVVADFARFADVRRAAAEVTELCPRIDVLINNAGGLFPGNTRTDDGHGTTVQVNHLAPFLLTGLLMPRLTETPGSRVVITSSVANIAGRIDLANLNRFPRILGQFRAYADSKLMNILFARELARRAAPGGPTATAVHPGLINSEFGRDAWIMRNCYRRPLGLVGKASTAANGAEPLVAVATRPDPETVNGAYLHRFRPRDRFLTPAQARDPDLARELWDLSAKLVDLPG
- a CDS encoding DUF2127 domain-containing protein translates to MEWNLRTCARKGHVTYRPDETELATRLRVETAAGVAWRCLRCGDFTIGEPLGGGPADEAPVLLRGRALRDAMVLRLLALERLVRAVLLVLIGYAILQFRHSQAQAEDLFDRALPAAKPLADVLHLDLDSSPTVTHLRHLIYTQPKTLLLVAVLMFGYAAIQVAEGVGLWLLKRWGEYFAVVATSIFLPLEVYELTEHITWLRVAALAINIGAVVYLVASKRLFGVRGGHAAFEAERHSASLLEVDEAAAVPPAEPAADQDQDLAPAAKSGPAS